A part of Myxococcales bacterium genomic DNA contains:
- a CDS encoding MATE family efflux transporter, whose product MSGATRRELAELLRLAWPIAVAQLGLMLLGLVDVAFLGRVSVADLGGASIGRSVGFAAMAVCIGIAGALEPLASQAVGAGERGRAWGALTRTLGALALVWVPTVLLAWAITLALPALGVEASLVAPARAYLVAQAPSMFLFPAFLAIKSFLQAHGETRPALVAAVVANVVNVAACALLVQGDAALVAVGLPAVGLRPRGALGAGVANALANLVLVVVVLRAALRRREASSDGAPTLARVFGLGVPMGLQLSAEIGVFAAVGVIAGLLGEHAVSAHQIVIGLSSFTFMGAQGISSATSVRVGYAVGEGRSARRPGLLGLAVGATYMGVASLVFFLVPAFLVGLFTKDARVIGTAVALMRVAMLFQVFDGVQSVAAGALRGAGDVKFPFWANVGAHWAVGCPLALLLCFRFGMGAPGLWWGLFAGLVVVSALLARRFVVLSRGRIARV is encoded by the coding sequence ATGAGCGGGGCGACCCGCAGAGAGCTCGCCGAGCTCCTCCGCCTCGCCTGGCCCATCGCGGTGGCGCAGCTCGGGCTCATGCTGCTCGGCCTCGTCGACGTCGCGTTCCTCGGGCGCGTGTCGGTCGCCGATCTCGGGGGCGCGTCCATCGGGCGCTCGGTCGGCTTCGCAGCGATGGCCGTGTGCATCGGGATCGCGGGGGCGCTCGAGCCGCTCGCGTCGCAGGCCGTCGGGGCGGGCGAGCGGGGTCGGGCGTGGGGCGCGCTCACGCGGACGCTCGGCGCGCTCGCGCTCGTGTGGGTGCCCACCGTGCTGCTCGCGTGGGCGATCACGCTCGCCCTGCCGGCGCTCGGCGTCGAGGCGTCTCTCGTGGCGCCGGCCCGGGCGTACCTGGTCGCGCAGGCGCCGAGCATGTTCTTGTTTCCTGCGTTCCTCGCGATCAAGTCGTTCCTCCAGGCGCACGGCGAGACGCGCCCGGCGCTGGTCGCCGCCGTGGTCGCGAACGTGGTGAACGTGGCGGCGTGCGCGCTGCTCGTCCAAGGCGACGCGGCGCTCGTCGCGGTGGGGCTGCCGGCCGTGGGCCTGCGCCCGCGGGGCGCCCTCGGGGCCGGAGTCGCGAACGCGCTCGCCAACCTGGTGCTCGTCGTCGTCGTGCTGCGCGCCGCGCTCCGACGCCGCGAGGCCTCGTCGGACGGCGCCCCGACCCTCGCCCGGGTGTTCGGTCTCGGTGTCCCGATGGGTCTGCAGCTCAGCGCAGAGATCGGGGTTTTTGCGGCCGTGGGCGTCATCGCCGGCCTCCTGGGCGAGCACGCGGTCTCCGCCCATCAGATCGTCATCGGCCTCTCGAGCTTCACCTTCATGGGCGCGCAGGGCATCTCCAGCGCCACGAGCGTGCGCGTGGGCTACGCCGTGGGCGAGGGCCGGTCCGCGCGCCGCCCGGGCCTGCTCGGTCTCGCGGTAGGTGCAACCTACATGGGAGTCGCGAGCCTCGTGTTCTTCCTCGTGCCGGCGTTCCTCGTGGGCCTGTTCACCAAAGACGCGCGCGTCATCGGCACGGCCGTCGCGCTCATGCGGGTGGCGATGCTCTTCCAGGTGTTCGACGGGGTACAGAGCGTCGCGGCCGGCGCGCTGCGCGGGGCGGGCGACGTGAAGTTCCCGTTCTGGGCCAACGTGGGCGCACACTGGGCCGTCGGCTGCCCGCTCGCGCTGCTCCTCTGTTTTCGCTTCGGGATGGGCGCCCCTGGCCTCTGGTGGGGGCTCTTCGCCGGGCTCGTCGTGGTCTCTGCGCTCCTCGCGCGGCGCTTCGTGGTGCTCTCGCGGGGGCGCATCGCGCGCGTATAG
- a CDS encoding L,D-transpeptidase — MAFGWLPSALLMGIFPLICGEVRHTPAMPPVTRVVVTKSARTLELYSGDRAVLTYAVAVGKGGAGPKRRAGDLVTPVGHYHVVRHAPSHLHIFLELDYPNADDKARFDRLKASGELPKGATIGNDIGIHGPPPDQHPFKKASYQSHGCVVLEKSEIDVIAALVADGTDVDIVD, encoded by the coding sequence ATGGCCTTCGGGTGGCTTCCGAGCGCTCTTCTCATGGGGATCTTCCCGCTCATCTGCGGAGAGGTTCGCCACACGCCCGCGATGCCGCCCGTCACGCGGGTGGTCGTGACGAAGAGCGCGCGCACCCTGGAGCTCTACAGCGGCGACCGAGCGGTCCTCACCTACGCGGTCGCGGTAGGCAAGGGCGGCGCCGGGCCGAAGCGCCGTGCCGGGGATCTCGTCACGCCCGTGGGGCACTACCACGTGGTCCGTCACGCGCCGTCGCACCTCCACATCTTCCTGGAGCTCGACTACCCGAACGCGGACGACAAGGCCCGGTTCGACCGCCTGAAGGCGAGCGGTGAGCTCCCCAAGGGCGCGACCATCGGCAACGACATCGGCATCCACGGACCGCCGCCGGACCAGCACCCCTTCAAAAAGGCGAGCTACCAGAGCCACGGGTGTGTGGTGCTCGAGAAATCGGAGATCGACGTCATCGCCGCCCTCGTCGCCGACGGCACCGACGTCGACATCGTCGACTGA
- a CDS encoding DNA-directed RNA polymerase subunit omega, translating to MARVTVEDCLEREENRFALVLLAATRTRQLMKGQPSLVPSKNKAAVTALREIAAGKVHYDRSSNDVVSEWIDAKARAGQP from the coding sequence ATGGCGCGTGTCACCGTCGAAGACTGCCTCGAGCGTGAAGAGAACCGCTTCGCCCTGGTGCTGCTCGCGGCCACCCGCACGCGCCAGCTCATGAAGGGTCAGCCTTCGCTCGTCCCGTCGAAGAACAAGGCGGCCGTCACGGCGCTCCGCGAGATCGCGGCGGGCAAGGTGCACTACGACCGCTCGAGCAACGACGTCGTCTCGGAGTGGATCGACGCCAAGGCGCGCGCCGGCCAGCCTTGA
- a CDS encoding BPTI/Kunitz domain-containing protein gives MKRLALALALGLSLFAVAAPGCDGFVKSSDDAGATDSASPPSDAPPLVDATPPDAAAPDSASRDASLEASSDSGACGLPRVVGPCEAAIPRFWFNSGTGRCEPFVYGGCGGNANNFKDVAECAAVCAPAVANPCEITDCGGSARCVFQASVPRCAEPCDDAGACGAPAACNCGASCANCRDCIKVCL, from the coding sequence ATGAAGCGCCTCGCCCTCGCCCTCGCCCTCGGGCTCTCGCTGTTCGCCGTCGCGGCGCCGGGCTGCGATGGCTTCGTGAAGTCTTCCGACGACGCGGGAGCCACCGACTCGGCTTCCCCGCCAAGCGACGCGCCTCCGCTCGTGGACGCGACTCCGCCCGACGCCGCCGCCCCCGACAGCGCCTCGCGTGACGCCTCACTCGAAGCGTCAAGCGACTCTGGCGCCTGCGGCCTCCCGAGGGTGGTCGGGCCGTGCGAGGCCGCCATTCCGCGCTTCTGGTTCAACTCCGGAACCGGCCGCTGCGAGCCCTTCGTGTACGGCGGCTGCGGAGGGAACGCGAACAACTTCAAGGATGTAGCCGAGTGTGCCGCGGTCTGCGCCCCGGCGGTCGCGAACCCGTGCGAGATCACCGACTGCGGCGGCTCGGCGCGGTGCGTGTTCCAAGCCTCGGTGCCGCGGTGCGCTGAGCCGTGCGACGACGCCGGCGCGTGCGGCGCCCCCGCCGCGTGCAATTGCGGAGCGAGCTGCGCGAACTGCCGCGACTGCATCAAGGTCTGCCTGTAG
- a CDS encoding histidine phosphatase family protein codes for MPFSGPCARLFLVRHGETDDNHSGVYQGQGGRGINARGRVQAEKLALRLAELEPGVDLHALYSSDLERAVDTATVLSQVLGLEVRVDEGLREVYVGTWQGKTAREVETLFPEEHAAWRAGLDVPRGGGETYAELAARVGEAVDRAVLAASSAAQAASGPSARCHVMVVSHGAAIKAYVAGVLGSRGGVADAMRRLGPLANTSVTVLEREPNGAARLVSWNDVAHLRDAVLTAAKTASPPPAARSSRRLP; via the coding sequence ATGCCTTTTTCTGGTCCATGCGCGCGCCTCTTCCTCGTGCGCCACGGCGAGACCGACGACAACCACTCGGGGGTGTATCAGGGGCAAGGCGGCCGGGGCATCAACGCGCGCGGCCGCGTGCAGGCCGAGAAGCTCGCGCTCCGGCTCGCCGAGCTCGAGCCCGGAGTCGATCTCCACGCGCTCTACAGCTCCGACCTCGAGCGCGCGGTGGACACCGCGACGGTGCTCTCGCAGGTCCTCGGGCTCGAGGTGCGCGTCGACGAGGGTCTGCGCGAGGTGTACGTCGGCACCTGGCAGGGCAAGACCGCGCGCGAGGTCGAGACGCTCTTCCCGGAAGAGCACGCCGCGTGGCGGGCCGGCCTCGACGTGCCGCGCGGCGGCGGCGAGACCTACGCCGAGCTCGCGGCCCGCGTGGGCGAGGCGGTCGACCGCGCGGTGCTCGCGGCGTCGTCGGCGGCCCAGGCGGCGTCGGGGCCGAGCGCGCGCTGCCACGTGATGGTCGTCTCGCACGGCGCCGCCATCAAGGCCTACGTAGCGGGCGTGCTGGGCTCCCGAGGCGGCGTCGCCGACGCCATGAGGCGCCTCGGCCCGCTCGCGAACACGTCGGTCACCGTGCTCGAGCGCGAGCCCAACGGCGCCGCCCGCCTCGTCTCCTGGAACGATGTCGCGCACCTCCGCGACGCCGTGCTCACTGCCGCCAAGACCGCCTCGCCGCCGCCGGCTGCTCGCTCCTCGCGGCGACTCCCATGA
- a CDS encoding methyltransferase domain-containing protein, whose translation MRRLGSFAHYADPAYYTHTYAARDADVRYYVEQGKRARGPVLELGAGNGRITLPLARHGVEVVALDHSRPMLADLRARLADEPPEVRARVRVVEGDIRAARLRRRFARVFCPFNTALHLYTRDDVERFFATVRHHLAPGGELVVDLSVPLAENLARDPERPYGAPRFRHPTEGLVRYKELFDYDPATQVLLVTMQFFPEPPRAPFATVLAHRQYYPKEWEALLHYNGFTRRSVFGDFFGGPLTRDSDVMVWHARPRPAVGRAQTRTRGGA comes from the coding sequence CTGCGCAGGCTCGGCTCGTTCGCGCACTACGCGGACCCTGCATACTACACGCACACGTACGCGGCTCGCGACGCCGACGTGCGGTACTACGTGGAGCAAGGCAAGCGCGCCCGCGGGCCGGTGCTCGAGCTCGGGGCGGGCAATGGACGCATCACCCTGCCGCTCGCGCGCCACGGCGTCGAGGTCGTGGCGCTCGACCACTCGCGCCCGATGCTCGCCGACCTCCGCGCGCGCCTCGCGGACGAGCCTCCCGAGGTGCGCGCCCGGGTGCGCGTGGTCGAGGGCGACATCCGCGCCGCGCGCCTCCGGAGGCGTTTCGCGCGCGTGTTCTGCCCGTTCAACACGGCGCTTCACCTGTACACGCGCGACGATGTCGAGCGCTTTTTTGCTACGGTGAGACACCACCTGGCCCCGGGCGGCGAGCTCGTCGTGGACCTGTCGGTGCCGCTCGCGGAGAACCTCGCGCGCGACCCCGAGCGCCCCTACGGCGCGCCCCGCTTCCGCCACCCGACCGAGGGGCTCGTCCGCTACAAAGAGCTCTTCGACTACGATCCCGCGACGCAGGTGCTGCTCGTGACGATGCAGTTCTTCCCCGAGCCGCCGCGCGCCCCGTTCGCGACCGTGCTCGCGCACCGGCAGTACTACCCGAAGGAGTGGGAGGCGCTGCTGCACTACAACGGGTTCACGCGCCGCTCGGTGTTCGGTGACTTCTTCGGCGGCCCGCTCACGCGCGACAGCGACGTGATGGTCTGGCACGCACGACCTCGCCCCGCGGTTGGGCGCGCGCAGACGCGGACACGGGGGGGCGCGTGA
- a CDS encoding CapA family protein, whose translation MATRGAPLAWRLAWWLVCWLAFAAACGPVVTAKTDPGVPPAAPPAPAPAPTGEAGAEVSAAPPDGGARTSDAGAAAARVGTGRLVLVAGGDLELARAMGQRLLSDPATDPLATLAPLLASGDVRFANLESQLSEQGGVTISRQNSLVFVGPPVGADALARARITVVSTANNHAWDFGRRAFVETLENLDRVGVRHVGTGRTRDEALSPVILEHEGHRLALLAVTDIWNQGPLAAHVARDLVADADRERLPRQVAELRRDVSLDSIVVSYHGGDEYQDAPTLRTRRLLRAVVDAGADAVLGHHVHVVQGIEWYRGKPILYSMGNLLMQAHRGVPATAYGYLARLTLARGGVPRLEVCPFRIVGLTPTPFVGVPGRDAFERTFFSRLRRVSWLVEERLQVAATGADGCAAVAPKSGPER comes from the coding sequence GTGGCCACGCGAGGCGCACCGCTCGCGTGGCGTCTCGCGTGGTGGCTGGTGTGTTGGCTGGCGTTCGCGGCGGCCTGCGGGCCGGTCGTCACCGCGAAGACCGACCCCGGCGTCCCACCCGCTGCGCCGCCCGCGCCCGCGCCCGCGCCGACGGGTGAAGCGGGCGCGGAGGTCTCTGCGGCGCCCCCGGACGGCGGCGCGCGCACGAGCGACGCCGGCGCCGCTGCCGCGCGCGTAGGGACCGGGCGCCTCGTCCTCGTGGCCGGTGGTGACCTCGAGCTCGCCCGAGCCATGGGCCAGCGGCTGCTCAGCGATCCGGCCACCGACCCGCTCGCCACGCTGGCGCCGCTGCTCGCGTCGGGAGACGTGCGCTTCGCGAACCTCGAGAGCCAGCTCAGCGAGCAGGGGGGTGTCACCATTTCGCGGCAAAACTCTCTGGTCTTCGTGGGCCCGCCGGTCGGGGCCGACGCGCTGGCGCGGGCGCGGATCACGGTGGTGTCCACCGCGAACAACCACGCGTGGGACTTCGGGCGTCGAGCCTTCGTCGAGACGCTGGAGAACCTAGACCGGGTGGGGGTGCGGCATGTCGGCACGGGCAGGACGCGCGACGAGGCGCTGAGCCCCGTGATCCTGGAGCACGAGGGGCACAGGCTCGCGCTCCTCGCGGTGACCGACATCTGGAACCAGGGGCCGCTCGCCGCGCACGTCGCGCGCGATCTCGTCGCAGACGCGGACCGCGAGCGCCTGCCGCGGCAGGTGGCCGAGCTCCGTCGCGACGTTTCGCTCGACTCGATCGTCGTGAGCTACCACGGCGGCGACGAATACCAAGACGCGCCCACGCTGCGCACGCGGCGCCTGCTGCGCGCCGTCGTCGACGCAGGCGCCGACGCGGTGCTCGGGCACCACGTCCACGTGGTGCAGGGCATCGAGTGGTACCGCGGCAAACCGATCCTCTACAGCATGGGCAACCTGCTCATGCAGGCCCACCGTGGGGTGCCGGCGACCGCCTACGGCTACCTCGCGCGGCTCACGCTCGCCCGCGGCGGGGTACCGCGGCTCGAAGTGTGCCCCTTTCGCATCGTGGGCCTCACGCCCACGCCCTTCGTGGGCGTGCCTGGTCGTGACGCCTTCGAGCGCACCTTCTTCTCGCGGCTGCGCCGCGTGAGCTGGCTGGTCGAGGAGCGCCTCCAGGTCGCGGCGACCGGCGCCGATGGCTGCGCGGCCGTCGCCCCGAAGTCCGGACCGGAGCGATGA
- a CDS encoding CapA family protein yields the protein MGPPPGPPPQRTSPRLPARARRWARLWMAPLAPLALAAACSRAPVQPSAPPPGLAPAPTAKRAWAPSPAPRPSGTAPAVAAASAVTPEEALPTTAGPVRLLAVGDIMLGRTVGERIARAPHSSPFAHVEDLLRGADLAVGNLECVLGEGGVEAKKSFTFRAPSEALPLLKASGLDVVLVANNHILDFGVEPLGPMLASLDASGIRHAGAGLTEDQAHAPAIVTSRGLRVAFLGYVSVPREGGGESGFNAREWEARGAQPGVAWADPPRVATEVAAARARADVVIVLLHAGNEELRTTSRAQRDAARAAIDAGAAAVLGSHPHRVQALERYQRGVIAYSLGDFVFDGRDILSAMLELELTRSGVTATRWIPLHTARGTPTPYVGRARADWKLYLERLAPPEPPPRPRRPARDQPR from the coding sequence ATGGGACCCCCGCCCGGCCCGCCACCGCAGCGCACGAGTCCACGCCTCCCCGCGCGCGCTCGGCGCTGGGCTCGGCTCTGGATGGCGCCGCTCGCGCCCCTCGCGCTCGCTGCCGCCTGCTCGCGAGCCCCCGTCCAACCGAGCGCCCCGCCGCCGGGGCTCGCGCCAGCGCCGACAGCCAAGCGCGCGTGGGCCCCGTCGCCGGCGCCTCGTCCTTCGGGCACCGCGCCGGCCGTCGCGGCCGCGAGCGCCGTGACACCGGAGGAGGCGCTCCCCACGACCGCCGGCCCCGTGCGGCTCCTCGCCGTCGGCGACATCATGCTGGGGCGCACGGTCGGCGAGCGCATCGCGCGCGCGCCCCACAGCTCCCCGTTCGCCCACGTCGAGGACCTGCTCCGCGGCGCCGATCTCGCCGTCGGCAACCTCGAGTGTGTGCTCGGAGAGGGCGGCGTCGAAGCAAAGAAATCCTTTACATTTCGAGCACCTAGCGAGGCACTCCCGCTCCTCAAGGCCTCGGGCCTCGACGTCGTGCTCGTCGCCAACAACCACATCCTCGACTTCGGCGTGGAGCCGCTCGGCCCCATGCTCGCCTCGCTCGACGCGAGCGGAATACGCCACGCCGGCGCGGGCCTCACGGAGGACCAAGCGCACGCCCCGGCGATCGTGACGAGCCGCGGCCTCCGCGTCGCGTTCCTGGGCTACGTGAGCGTGCCGCGCGAGGGCGGCGGCGAGAGCGGCTTCAACGCGCGCGAATGGGAGGCGCGTGGCGCCCAGCCGGGCGTGGCGTGGGCCGATCCCCCGCGCGTCGCCACAGAGGTCGCCGCGGCGCGCGCCCGGGCCGACGTCGTCATCGTGCTCCTCCACGCGGGCAACGAGGAGCTGCGCACCACGAGCCGCGCTCAGCGGGACGCAGCCCGCGCCGCGATCGACGCGGGGGCGGCGGCCGTGCTCGGCAGCCACCCACACCGCGTGCAGGCGCTCGAGCGCTACCAGCGGGGAGTCATCGCCTACAGCCTCGGCGACTTCGTGTTCGACGGGCGCGACATTCTCTCGGCGATGCTGGAGCTGGAGCTCACGCGGAGCGGCGTCACGGCCACGCGGTGGATCCCGCTACACACCGCGCGCGGCACGCCCACGCCGTACGTGGGACGGGCGCGCGCAGACTGGAAGCTCTATCTCGAGCGGCTCGCGCCACCCGAGCCACCGCCGCGGCCGCGCCGTCCCGCGCGCGATCAGCCCCGGTAG
- the hflX gene encoding GTPase HflX has product MHETAKRDSRPRAVLVGVQLPDTDPTSFQASLDELARLVTTLGYEPDLVVTQKRDSLSPAAVLGEGRLHDLAEATGGSGHTGTTVPRTKDKARVRREGEQGAREDHANEHAHAQHARGHGHDDDAPRGHRQPHEETVSPFALVAIDHDITPSQARNLERATGVQVLDRTGIIVEIFHRHAKSREAKLQVEIARLAYTAPRLRESPTGKERQAGRGAGEAALELDRRKIRDRIAELKEELELVQKDHDNRRALRQSARRVALVGYTNAGKSSLMRALTGSHVLVENKLFATLDTTVRALHPEVKPRVLVSDTVGFIKKLPHDLVASFKSTLDEAHEASLLLHVVDASDATFRAQLEVTREVLAEIGATSVPSRIVLNKTDLLSENAARLLAAEYPDALLVSAHDPAGVAALREYILAFFDERDEERAYLVPYAEQARVAELHEHARVVGEEYGEAGVRVRARGDAETLDRLEKRGLRRAE; this is encoded by the coding sequence GTGCACGAAACGGCAAAGCGCGACTCGCGTCCGCGGGCGGTGCTCGTGGGGGTGCAGCTCCCCGACACCGACCCGACCTCTTTCCAGGCGAGCCTCGACGAGCTCGCGCGGCTCGTGACCACGCTGGGCTACGAGCCCGACCTCGTGGTCACGCAGAAGCGCGACAGCTTGTCGCCAGCCGCCGTGCTCGGCGAGGGCCGGCTCCACGACCTCGCCGAGGCGACCGGCGGTAGCGGGCACACCGGCACCACGGTGCCGCGCACGAAGGACAAGGCCCGCGTGCGGCGCGAGGGCGAACAAGGCGCGCGCGAGGACCACGCCAACGAGCACGCACACGCCCAGCACGCCCGGGGCCACGGCCACGACGACGACGCCCCGCGCGGACACCGGCAGCCCCACGAGGAGACCGTGAGTCCCTTCGCCCTCGTCGCCATCGACCACGACATCACGCCGAGCCAGGCGCGAAACCTGGAGCGCGCCACCGGCGTCCAGGTGCTCGACCGCACGGGCATCATCGTGGAGATCTTCCACCGCCACGCGAAGAGCCGCGAGGCGAAGCTCCAGGTCGAGATCGCGCGCCTCGCGTACACGGCCCCGCGCCTGCGCGAGTCACCCACCGGCAAGGAGCGCCAGGCGGGGCGCGGCGCCGGCGAGGCCGCGCTCGAGCTCGATCGGCGCAAGATCCGCGATCGCATCGCCGAGCTCAAAGAGGAGCTCGAGCTCGTCCAGAAGGACCACGACAACCGGCGGGCCCTCCGCCAGAGCGCGCGCCGCGTGGCGCTGGTCGGCTACACGAACGCCGGAAAGTCGTCGCTCATGCGCGCGCTCACCGGCAGCCACGTGCTGGTCGAGAACAAGCTCTTCGCCACGCTCGACACGACCGTGCGCGCGCTCCACCCCGAGGTGAAGCCGCGCGTGCTCGTGTCTGACACGGTGGGCTTCATCAAGAAGCTCCCGCACGATCTCGTCGCGTCGTTCAAGTCCACCCTCGACGAGGCCCACGAGGCTTCGCTGCTCCTCCACGTCGTCGACGCCTCGGACGCCACGTTCCGGGCGCAGCTCGAGGTGACCCGCGAGGTCCTCGCCGAGATCGGCGCGACGAGCGTGCCCAGCCGCATCGTCCTGAACAAGACCGACCTGCTCAGCGAGAACGCGGCGCGCCTGCTCGCGGCCGAGTACCCGGACGCGCTGCTCGTCTCCGCGCACGACCCGGCCGGCGTCGCGGCCCTGCGGGAGTACATCCTCGCGTTCTTCGACGAACGAGACGAGGAGCGCGCGTACCTGGTGCCCTACGCGGAACAGGCGCGCGTCGCGGAGCTGCACGAGCACGCGCGCGTCGTGGGGGAAGAGTATGGCGAGGCGGGCGTGCGCGTCCGCGCGCGGGGCGACGCTGAGACGCTCGATCGCCTGGAGAAACGTGGGCTTCGACGAGCCGAGTGA
- a CDS encoding YggS family pyridoxal phosphate-dependent enzyme, which produces MTLEGRLADRLQRVLGRIAEAERAAARAPGEVKLVCVSKRQPIEAIREAYALGQRRFGENYAQELGEKAEALADLTDLEWHFIGHLQSNKAKVVARWASVVHAIDAASVARELGRRRLALGLPPLAVLLEVNLGGEAQKHGMSAAELPEIAARVAAEPALALRGLMTVPPAGDREAARRVFSTLRTLRNVAAPSLPELSMGMSDDLDVAIAEGATYVRVGTAIFGERRA; this is translated from the coding sequence GTGACCCTCGAAGGCCGCCTCGCCGATCGCCTCCAGCGCGTGCTCGGACGGATCGCCGAGGCGGAGCGCGCTGCGGCGCGAGCGCCGGGCGAGGTGAAGCTCGTGTGCGTGTCGAAGCGCCAGCCCATCGAAGCGATCCGGGAGGCCTACGCGCTCGGCCAGCGCCGCTTCGGCGAGAACTACGCCCAGGAGCTCGGCGAGAAGGCCGAGGCGCTCGCCGACCTGACCGACCTCGAGTGGCACTTCATCGGGCACCTGCAGTCGAACAAAGCGAAGGTCGTCGCGCGGTGGGCTTCGGTCGTCCACGCGATCGACGCCGCGAGCGTGGCGCGCGAGCTCGGACGCCGAAGGCTCGCGCTCGGCCTCCCGCCGCTCGCGGTGCTCCTCGAGGTGAACCTGGGCGGCGAGGCGCAGAAGCACGGCATGTCGGCCGCAGAGCTCCCCGAAATCGCGGCCCGCGTCGCCGCGGAGCCCGCCCTCGCCCTCCGCGGCCTCATGACCGTGCCGCCCGCCGGCGACCGCGAGGCCGCGCGACGCGTGTTCTCCACGCTGCGCACCTTGCGCAACGTCGCCGCGCCGTCGCTCCCCGAGCTCAGCATGGGCATGAGCGACGATCTCGACGTCGCGATCGCCGAAGGCGCCACCTATGTACGCGTAGGTACGGCGATTTTCGGCGAGCGGCGCGCCTGA